One segment of Desulfosudis oleivorans Hxd3 DNA contains the following:
- a CDS encoding B-box zinc finger protein encodes MHTAISCRESAAQLRQLDIRTKIMRCRNHNERQANAICVNCGIALCNDCSDQLENGKIVCSENCKKSVTNSDMAIDLIRMKILKQNKVASVAYFILGGLFILFTPLAYLDGVWQVSIFLFAMGIGMIVAGFLTRKVGKSSFEAENDIKKYI; translated from the coding sequence ATGCATACGGCAATTTCATGCCGGGAAAGCGCCGCTCAACTGCGGCAATTAGATATAAGGACAAAAATAATGAGATGTAGAAATCATAATGAACGTCAAGCAAATGCGATATGTGTTAATTGCGGAATTGCTTTATGTAATGATTGCAGCGACCAGTTGGAAAACGGAAAAATTGTATGTTCTGAAAACTGTAAAAAATCCGTCACCAATTCGGACATGGCTATCGATCTAATCCGAATGAAAATATTAAAACAAAATAAAGTTGCAAGTGTCGCATATTTTATTCTTGGGGGCCTTTTTATACTCTTTACACCGTTAGCGTACCTTGATGGGGTGTGGCAGGTATCAATTTTCTTATTTGCAATGGGAATTGGAATGATCGTAGCAGGGTTCTTAACAAGAAAGGTGGGGAAGTCCTCATTCGAAGCTGAAAATGATATAAAAAAATATATCTAA